In Halobaculum sp. XH14, a single genomic region encodes these proteins:
- a CDS encoding DEAD/DEAH box helicase, whose translation MAEAADPEYVDHALLNPGFIERRRYQVQLAETAKRADTLVCLPTGLGKTTVSLLVTADRLSSVGGKALLLAPTKPLVQQHTEFYREALSIPDDEIVTFTGDVKPDDRAALWDDARVVIATPQVVENDLVGNRVSLADVTHVTFDECHRTTGDYAYVYIAERYHADASDPLVTGMSASPGGDEEEILIVCENLGLDEVEVMTESDADVAEYTHDTDVQWEKIELPESIIEIRDALNEVISDRLETLKSLGVSNTSQPDVSQKQLNKMRAQLQRMMDGGNSDAYKGMSVHAEVMKLRRAVELVETQSVEALRRYFERQRNAARSSGASKASQRLVAEPEVREAMRKAESYDDLHPKFRRTRVLLAQTLGIGGGERVIVFTESRDTAEALTEFLSESFDTRRFVGQGDKEGSDGMTQKQQGETLDAFRAGEFEVLVSTSVAEEGLDVPEVDLVLFFEPVPTAIRSIQRKGRTGRQDEGAVVVLMAEDTRDEAYFWISRRKEKQMEEELRSLKGVAADVEAELGGDGQAALSSFEGNGAGGDTNGDSGDAAGDVEGDDGDDADAGSNATAANDGTAAASTGSGSQPGLTDFDAETDDGAGDGASNDGAAGSDAAADDDGGDADGADTDDEGDGDGVVAAAGTSDDVEGTEIVIDQRELDSTIARDLSTREGITTRLETLDVGDYVLSDRVAVERKSVADFLDTLVGGDRSMFEQVRDTARAYARPVVIVEGEDLYGERNVHPNAVRGALSSLAIDFDASVLRTEDEADTTELLEVIARREQETNDREVSAHGEKAAKTLAEQQEYVVSSIADIGPVTSRALLDHFGTVEAVMTAREDDLLEVSGVGEVTAERIREVVGEEYPE comes from the coding sequence ATGGCGGAGGCCGCCGACCCCGAGTACGTCGACCACGCCCTCCTGAACCCCGGGTTCATCGAGCGGCGGCGATACCAGGTCCAGCTCGCAGAGACCGCGAAACGCGCCGACACGCTCGTCTGCCTGCCCACCGGGCTCGGCAAGACGACCGTCTCGCTGCTCGTGACCGCCGACCGGCTCTCCTCGGTCGGCGGCAAGGCGCTGCTGCTCGCGCCGACGAAGCCGCTCGTCCAGCAGCACACGGAGTTCTACCGCGAGGCGCTCTCGATCCCGGACGACGAGATCGTCACGTTCACCGGCGACGTGAAACCGGACGACCGCGCGGCGCTGTGGGACGACGCGCGCGTCGTGATCGCCACCCCGCAGGTCGTCGAGAACGACCTCGTCGGCAACCGCGTCTCGCTCGCGGACGTGACCCACGTCACCTTCGACGAGTGCCACCGCACGACCGGCGACTACGCGTACGTCTACATCGCCGAGCGCTACCACGCCGACGCGAGCGACCCGCTCGTGACGGGGATGTCCGCCTCACCGGGCGGCGACGAGGAGGAGATCCTGATCGTCTGTGAGAACCTCGGGCTCGACGAGGTGGAGGTGATGACCGAGTCCGACGCGGACGTCGCCGAGTACACCCACGACACCGACGTCCAGTGGGAGAAGATCGAACTCCCCGAGTCGATCATCGAGATCCGCGACGCGCTGAACGAGGTGATCAGCGACCGACTGGAGACGCTCAAGTCGCTCGGCGTCTCGAACACGAGCCAGCCCGACGTCTCGCAGAAACAGCTCAACAAGATGCGCGCACAGCTCCAGCGCATGATGGACGGCGGGAACTCGGACGCGTACAAGGGGATGTCCGTCCACGCCGAGGTGATGAAGCTCCGGCGTGCGGTCGAACTCGTCGAGACCCAGAGCGTCGAGGCGCTCCGGCGCTACTTCGAGCGCCAGCGCAACGCCGCCCGCTCGTCGGGCGCGTCGAAGGCGAGCCAGCGCCTCGTCGCCGAACCGGAGGTGCGGGAGGCGATGCGGAAGGCCGAGTCCTACGACGACCTCCACCCGAAGTTCCGCCGGACGCGCGTGCTGCTCGCCCAGACGCTCGGCATCGGCGGCGGCGAGCGCGTCATCGTGTTCACGGAGTCCCGGGACACCGCCGAGGCGCTGACCGAGTTCCTCTCCGAGTCGTTCGACACCCGCCGGTTCGTCGGCCAGGGCGACAAGGAAGGCAGCGATGGGATGACGCAGAAACAACAGGGGGAGACGCTCGACGCCTTCCGCGCGGGCGAGTTCGAGGTGCTCGTCTCCACCTCCGTCGCCGAGGAGGGGCTCGACGTGCCCGAGGTCGACCTCGTGCTGTTCTTCGAACCCGTCCCCACGGCCATCCGCTCCATCCAGCGGAAGGGCCGGACCGGCCGGCAGGACGAGGGCGCGGTCGTCGTGCTGATGGCCGAGGACACCCGCGACGAGGCGTACTTCTGGATCAGTCGACGGAAGGAGAAGCAGATGGAGGAGGAGCTCCGGTCGCTGAAGGGCGTCGCCGCGGACGTGGAGGCGGAACTGGGCGGGGACGGCCAGGCCGCGCTCTCCTCGTTCGAGGGCAACGGGGCCGGTGGCGACACGAATGGCGACAGCGGCGACGCGGCCGGCGACGTGGAGGGCGACGACGGCGACGACGCCGATGCCGGTTCCAACGCGACGGCCGCGAACGACGGCACCGCGGCGGCGTCGACCGGGTCGGGGTCCCAGCCGGGCCTGACTGATTTCGACGCCGAAACCGACGACGGCGCGGGCGACGGGGCGTCGAACGACGGGGCGGCGGGCTCCGATGCGGCTGCTGACGACGACGGCGGCGACGCGGACGGAGCCGACACCGACGACGAGGGTGACGGGGACGGCGTCGTCGCGGCCGCCGGAACGAGCGACGACGTCGAGGGGACCGAGATCGTCATCGACCAGCGCGAACTCGACTCGACCATCGCCCGCGACCTCTCCACGCGCGAGGGGATCACCACCCGGCTGGAGACGCTCGACGTGGGCGACTACGTGCTCTCGGACCGCGTCGCCGTCGAGCGCAAGTCGGTCGCCGACTTCCTCGACACGCTCGTCGGCGGCGACCGCTCGATGTTCGAGCAGGTCCGGGACACGGCGCGGGCGTACGCCCGGCCGGTCGTCATCGTCGAGGGCGAGGACCTCTACGGCGAGCGGAACGTCCACCCGAACGCGGTCCGTGGCGCGCTCTCCTCGCTCGCCATCGACTTCGACGCGTCGGTGCTCCGGACCGAGGACGAGGCCGACACGACGGAACTGCTGGAGGTCATCGCGCGGCGCGAGCAGGAGACGAACGACCGCGAGGTGTCCGCCCACGGCGAGAAGGCGGCGAAGACGCTCGCCGAACAACAGGAGTACGTCGTCAGTTCGATCGCGGACATCGGCCCGGTGACCTCGCGGGCGCTGCTCGACCACTTCGGCACGGTCGAGGCGGTGATGACCGCGCGCGAGGACGACCTGCTGGAGGTGTCGGGCGTCGGCGAGGTGACGGCCGAACGCATCCGGGAGGTCGTCGGCGAGGAGTATCCGGAGTAG